In a genomic window of Brassica rapa cultivar Chiifu-401-42 chromosome A10, CAAS_Brap_v3.01, whole genome shotgun sequence:
- the LOC103844784 gene encoding uncharacterized protein LOC103844784 — MQKYSHGIYSSRHHCLRVKGISAKLYRREKVWAESPLNLFVAHSNEPSASLLFFCETKLSIFFLAKTSIGDERKKAAKKKKKKRMAATVPASAPSNQAWDFSCKLDVNFESEEHALIVYTTLDVDKELQPDKVRRVMSVSDNKLSVHFEALEARFLRASFSAFVDVLTLATRTIQEFGQK; from the exons ATGCAAAAATATTCCCATGGCATATACTCTTCACGACACCATTGTTTACGGGTAAAGGGTATTTCGGCCAAGTTATATCGCAGAGAGAAGGTTTGGGCCGAAAGCCCATTAAACCTTTTTGTAGCCCACTCGAACGAACCCTCAGCTTCTCTGTTATTTTTTTGCGAAACAAAGCTTTCGATTTTTTTCTTGGCTAAAACCTCTATTGGCGACGAAAGGAAGaaagctgcaaaaaaaaaaaaaaaaaaacgaatggCTGCGACTGTCCCTGCAAGTGCTCCTTCTAACCAAGCTTGGGATTTTAGCTG TAAATTGGATGTGAATTTTGAATCAGAAGAACATGCTTTGATTGTATACACAACGTTAGACGTTGATAAAGAG TTGCAGCCTGATAAAGTGAGAAGAGTTATGTCGGTATCAGACAACAAGCTTTCTGT GCACTTTGAGGCATTAGAGGCGAGGTTCCTCCGAGCATCGTTCTCTGCGTTTGTGGACGTTCTTACCCTCGCCACAAGAACCATTCAAGAATTTGGGCAAAAGTAA
- the LOC103844785 gene encoding putative aminoacrylate hydrolase RutD, producing MPYCEVVKEHVDVETTLNNAGVKIFYRTYGHGPSKALLIIGLAGTHESWGPQIKGLTGTDQPNDDDRIVSDDSGTAQGMEVCAFDNRGMGRSSVPTHKSDYTTTIMAKDSISLLDHLGWEKAHVIGHSMGAMIACKLAAMIPERILSLALLNVTGGGFECFPKLDRLTLSIAIRFWMAKTPQQRAKVDLDTHYSQDYLKERIGTNTRRDVLYEQYVKGISETGMQSKDGLDGQLNACWLHKITTPETERIRSAGFLVSAIHGRHDVIAQICHARRLAQRLYPVARMVDLHGGHLVSHERTEEVNKSLLELIKASGVKKTATDWTNLTMEDPGYFQRRISLIRSSSEGKSTASPSHFIVEKFHRCLLFLFGLLVLVYEYARRAMRVVKPIKVGPSLT from the exons ATGCCGTATTGCGAGGTTGTGAAAGAACACGTCGACGTAGAAACGACGCTTAACAATGCCGGCGTCAAGATCTTCTACAGAACCTACGGTCATGGTCCTTCCAAAGCTCTTCTCATCATAG GTTTAGCCGGAACCCATGAATCGTGGGGACCTCAAATCAAGGGCTTGACGGGAACGGATCAACCCAACGACGACGACAGAATCGTTTCCGATGATTCAGGAACCGCCCAAGGCATGGAGGTCTGCGCCTTCGATAATCGTGGTATGGGTCGTAGCTCCGTTCCCACCCACAAATCTGACTACAC AACAACTATAATGGCCAAGGATTCGATTAGTTTGTTGGATCATTTAGGATGGGAGAAGGCTCACGTGATTGGCCACTCTATGG GAGCTATGATAGCTTGCAAGTTAGCTGCAATGATTCCTGAACGGATTCTCTCTCTTGCGTTGCTTAACGTTACAGGTGGAGGTTTCGAGTGTTTCCCCAAG CTTGACCGGCTAACTCTTTCCATTGCGATACGTTTCTGGATGGCAAAGACCCCTCAACAAAGAGCTAAAGTTGATTTGGATACACATTATTCACAG GATTACCTAAAAGAACGCATAGGCACCAACACAAGGAGGGATGTCTTATATGAG CAATATGTAAAAGGAATATCAGAAACTGGAATGCAGTCAAAGGACGGGCTTGACGGCCAACTTAACGCTTGTTGGTTACACAAGATCACAACACCAGAGACTGAACGTATCCGCTCTGCTGGATTTCTTGTCTCTGCCATTCATGGAAG ACATGATGTCATTGCTCAGATATGTCACGCGAGAAGACTGGCACAGAGGCTATACCCTGTTGCTAGAATGGTTGATCTTCATGGAGGCCATCTTGTAAGCCACGAGAGAACAGAGGAG GTTAATAAATCTCTTCTTGAGTTAATCAAAGCGTCAGGAGTGAAGAAAACAGCAACTGATTGGACTAACCTCACCATGGAAGATCCCG GTTATTTCCAGAGGAGAATATCACTTATTAGAAGCTCATCAGAAGGCAAGAGTACCGCTTCTCCTTCACATTTCATAGTGGAAAAGTTTCATCGCTGTCTACTTTTCCTCTTCGGGCTTCTGGTGTTGGTTTATGAGTATGCAAGAAGAGCTATGAGGGTGGTGAAACCCATCAAAGTTGGTCCTTCTCTTACATAA
- the LOC103844788 gene encoding RNA-binding KH domain-containing protein RCF3, giving the protein MERSRSKRNYHYDQDYDGDSIGRSKPRYNNNYHNFGGGGGNNRYRGGGNARPSKSHSDTMATTTYRVLCHDAKAGGVIGKSGSIIKSIRQHTGAWINVHELVPGDVERIIEISDNRRRDPDGRMPAFSPAQEALFSVHDRILESEAQYGYGVAPPPEDEEDYGGVRPGGGKVVTRLVVSKVNVGCLLGRGGKIIEQMRIETKTHIRILPRETNLPRCVSQSDEIVQIVGEPAAVRNALGIVASRLRESQHRDRTHFQGRVHSPERLPADDYIPQQRRQSSDRFNHGNFRNNSFSSRQSNYADEAPAAASGGENVQQPFYTEELVFKILCPVDKIVNVVGESQGIVDLLQNDVGVDMSVSDPVAGSDEQIITISSEEAPDDPLFPAQEALLHIQTQIVDLIPDKDNHITTKLLVSSRDSGCLEGKAGSVSEISRLTGASVQILARDEMPQCVSINDVVVQIAGEIKAARDALVELTLRLRSHMCKELSQKETPPGSTSTTGPLEGVAGVMEVASSNNTTQSREGLAIAPQYKEGGGSVAKAGESEHRDEVPVTASRMSVALVTRSTLEIVLPDEVIPKLVTKSRNKLAQVSEWSGATVTLVEDRPEETQNVIRISGTPEQAERAQSLLQGFVLSIQDDGP; this is encoded by the exons ATGGAGAGATCTAGATCGAAGAGGAACTATCACTATGACCAAGACTATGACGGAGATTCCATCGGAAGGTCTAAACCTCGCTACAACAATAACTACCACAACTTTGGCGGCGGCGGCGGAAATAACAGATACCGCGGCGGCGGTAACGCACGGCCGTCGAAGTCTCACTCCGACACGATGGCGACGACCACTTACCGTGTCCTCTGCCACGACGCCAAAGCGGGAGGCGTTATCGGCAAATCCGGATCCATCATCAAGTCCATCCGACAGCACACCGGCGCGTGGATCAACGTCCACGAGCTTGTTCCCGGTGACGTCGAGCGTATCATCGAGATTTCCGATAACCGTCGGCGTGACCCCGACGGGAGAATGCCGGCGTTCTCTCCCGCTCAGGAGGCTTTGTTCAGTGTCCACGACCGCATTTTGGAGAGCGAAGCTCAGTACGGGTACGGCGTAGCTCCGCCGCCGGAGGATGAGGAGGATTACGGCGGTGTGAGGCCTGGAGGAGGGAAAGTGGTGACGAGGCTTGTGGTTTCCAAGGTTAATGTTGGTTGCTTGCTTGGTCGAGGTGGCAAGATTATCGAGCAGATGAGGATTGAAACCAAGACTCATATTAGGATTCTTCCTCGCGAGACTAACTTACCTCGTTGCGTCTCTCAGTCTGATGAGATTGTTCAG ATTGTAGGTGAACCTGCTGCGGTGAGAAACGCTTTAGGTATTGTAGCGTCCCGTCTAAGAGAGAGTCAGCATCGTGATCGCACTCATTTCCAGGGGCGTGTACATTCACCAGAACGGCTACCAGCTGATGACTACATCCCACAGCAGAGAAGACAATCATCAGATAGGTTTAACCATGGCAATTTCAGGAATAACAGTTTCAGCTCACGCCAATCTAACTACGCAGATGAAGCTCCAGCAGCAGCTTCTGGTGGTGAGAATGTGCAGCAGCCTTTCTACACTGAAGAGCTCGTGTTCAAGATTCTATGCCCTGTTGATAAGATTGTTAATGTTGTTGGAGAATCACAAGGAATAGTAGATTTGCTTCAGAACGATGTGGGGGTGGACATGAGTGTATCTGACCCTGTTGCTGGATCTGATGAACAGATAATTACCATTTCTTCAGAAGAG GCCCCTGATGACCCGCTTTTCCCTGCTCAAGAAGCTTTGTTGCACATTCAAACTCAGATCGTAGACCTAATTCCTGATAAAGACAACCATATAACAACGAAATTGCTCGTCTCATCTAGAGACTCAGGATGTTTGGAAGGGAAAGCAGGATCAGTATCTGAGATATCACGATTAACTGGAGCAAGCGTACAGATTCTAGCTAGGGACGAAATGCCCCAGTGTGTTTCCATCAATGATGTTGTTGTACag ATTGCTGGCGAGATCAAAGCAGCTCGGGATGCACTTGTTGAATTAACCTTACGATTGAGGAGTCATATGTGCAAGGAGCTCTCTCAGAAGGAGACACCACCGGGTTCCACTTCCACAACTGGCCCTCTTGAAGGTGTTGCAGGAGTAATGGAGGTAGCTTCATCGAATAACACAACTCAATCCCGTGAAGGACTCGCAATCGCGCCGCAATATAAG GAAGGTGGTGGATCAGTTGCaaaggcgggtgaaagtgaacACCGGGATGAGGTTCCTGTCACGGCAAGCAG AATGTCGGTGGCACTTGTTACTAGGAGCACTCTTGAAATTGTCTTACCAGACGAGGTTATTCCTAAGCTTGTTACGAAATCAAGAAACAAGCTTGCACAAGTCAGTGAG TGGTCTGGAGCTACTGTAACATTAGTTGAAGACCGACCGGAAGAAACACAGAATGTCATTCGTATTTCGGGTACGCCAGAGCAGGCAGAGAGAGCACAGAGCTTGCTTCAAGGCTTCGTCTTGAGCA tACAAGACGATGGACCCTGA
- the LOC103844789 gene encoding 50S ribosomal protein L9, which yields MAHVAQSRNVIRHVVSRGKAFHKSENAIHHPLLFACQGVRYRKLEVILTTGIEKLGKGGETVKVAPGYFRNHLMPKLLAVPNIDKYAHLIREQRKMRNFEEKEEVKVVHKTSEVQTKEFEKAAKRLANANLVLRKLIDKEKFKNRSSKEDKPDVQTPVTKEEIVSEVARQLCVKIDPDNVVLTEPLTTFGEYEVPLKFPKTIPLPPGTVQWILKLKVRGH from the exons ATGGCACATGTCGCGCAAAGCCGAAACGTGATCCGGCATGTAGTATCGAGAGGAAAAGCTTTCCACAAATCGGAAAACGCGATCCATCACCCTCTCCTTTTCGCCTGTCAAGGAGTTCGTTACAGAAAATTGGAAGTGATTCTCACCACG GGCATAGAGAAGCTTGGGAAAGGGGGTGAGACGGTGAAGGTAGCTCCTGGTTACTTCAGGAATCACCTTATGCCTAAGCTCCTTGCTGTCCCCAACATTGACAAGTATGCTCATCTCATCCGTGAGCAGCGCAAG ATGCGTAATTTTGAAGAAAAGGAAGAGGTTAAAGTGGTTCATAAAACTTCTGAAGTTCAGACCAAGGAGTTTGAAAAGGCCGCTAAGCGCCTTGCCAATGCCAACTTG GTACTGAGGAAGTTAATTGACAAGGAAAAGTTCAAAAACCGTTCCTCAAAGGAGGATAAACCGGATGTACAAACACCTGTGACAAAGGAAGAGATAGTCTCTGAG GTGGCGAGGCAGCTCTGTGTGAAGATTGATCCGGACAATGTGGTTCTTACGGAGCCATTGACAACTTTTGGCGAGTATGAGGTTCCTTTGAAATTCCCAAAGACTATTCCTTTGCCACCAGGAACTGTTCAGTGGATTCTCAAACTCAAAGTCCGTGGCCATTAA